The Plasmodium chabaudi chabaudi strain AS genome assembly, chromosome: 4 nucleotide sequence tgcatatacatatataattaagaGTACTGGTTTACCCCCgttataatatgtataccCACTTTTACATAACCTAAAACAAGAATTAACTtcaaatgtataaaaaaaacttaagtatactatatttttttatttctcttTCGGGATAAGAATAGGGTGATGATATGAGGGGATGTTgtattcaaatttttacatgaaatatccaaaaatatgatattttttaaaattaaaaattgtaatttaagtgtctttttttttttaattccttTATAAatcttattaaatatatgtaataactgaaataaatttaaataaaattaaaatataacttATGCTGTTTCCTTcaatcatttatttttaaagtaGCACTTTATTAACCTGAAATAAATAGCTTATtcctattttttcatttatctCTCTTCATTTGCTATtctttctatttttattagcatttgtatatacaatatatatatacgtaAATATAGATGATTTCCGAGTTAACAATATCAGGGATATAACATTGTAAATTCGTATCAGTTTGCACAATGTATCATAATtagttttataattttaaaacatatacataatatatttatttttgtagaATATACCAATATAAGAGAGGACCAAGGAGATGAAAAATCAATTCATGTTTTAATCACcgaaatatgtataaaacaaaatatactGCTTTGATATTCATACAAAAACACTTGTTCTCTTTCCAGGTATACATgtacttatttatttgttattatctacaactattaatatatacataacaATGTTTTGCGTATTACTATGTATATGacaaattttatcaatGTAAAGCTTACATAtactattataataattttcccTTTATAATAACCCTAAAAACATGTTTAATATGAAAAGAGTTAACTCTtgaaaagtatatataattaaataaaaataaaattataataaatatattttgccattaaaaaagatggaaaacaaacaaataaaatcggtaatatataataaaaaaaacaaaacgaAATCAGCaaatagtataaaaaaaaattataatttttaatttgcataaaattttatttatatgcatacaaaatatacGAACATACATAGGAACTAATACTCAAtttgcatataattttaataggaaaaaaacagcaaataaaaataacaatataatatgcatatttatttcatttgtcaaattaattttattcaataaatttaaataatcaaaacaatagtaaaaaaaatatgatatacataatgtgataatttttaaaattccatttttatctttatttcattaatattttatttgcacttaaaagttaaaaattttaagttgctaaaaatataaaaaaaaaaaaaaaataaacataatattatactaatttataaatattaaataactGTTAAgggaaaaacaaaaatagaCCAGCTTTATAAAAGACCTAAATTTCGCTAAGTTATGCAATTCCAAATTTCACATGCAcatattcaaaattttctaaaattatagacaaataaatataaactttTCATTGTCttactataaaaaattccaAAATATgccatttattttgttgttCATTCTTTATAAGGTTAAtataatggaaaaaatgtaGGCATAGCTTAATAGGTACTGCCTTTGTGTAAGCATTCAAAATGTTACAAgcatttatatacaatgCAATATACCTTTTAAGAATGCCATCAGCTATACCCATATTCGTTgtatacacatatttttatttatgcatttCAAAAACATTCATacgaaacaaataaatagcACACATATTTCTTTGCAAATATTTCACTAAAAAAACggttaataaaaaggataaaaataatcttATGAATAATAGGTCTTTCATTGTTTTAGCAAAAGAGCTAGCCATATTTCTGCTGTCTTAAAATGTAGGACATTAAAAAGACCTAATAAAATAGTGATGgccttaaaaaaatggaaaaataaaccatcaaataaaaaatttatttctttccctcttatatatagagaaaaatatattgattgtatttttttttaattttaaaattatttaaattggaaaaatcgtgtaaatatataaaataagtatattataaatataatttgtttacaTAAAGTTTAtgctaaaaatataataaaagacTAACcgttaataaaatgatacAAGCTGATAAACACTATTGCAGAAATTAATAAGtcattatatgcatacgaaataaataaatttatatatatatttatacatatatttatatttcacATAAATACCATTTATGTATGCAAACATTTACACATACCCACAcgaaaatatgtatatgctCCACCACtacatacatatgcatatgtgtCTAGTATTTTAATCATATACgacttttaaaaaaattaaattaaatatatatattaaaaaaaaaatatattaatataaattttaaaaaattaaccaaaataatttttaaaaaatagtaataataatgaacagaataggaaatatatatatacgacGCACAAggtaataataacaaaatcatgatgaaaaaaatttttacatataattatggTTATTCCACATTTATACATTCATCATCAACATCAATAGCCGAAAATGATGGTACGTCTTCTTTCATTAATCCTCTCAGCtgatttataaaaaaaaaaaaaaaaaaaaattacatgtGTATTGTTATCTATGCACATTGGATAGTGACACTGTATAAATGTGAGCTATCTCTTTTGAATACCTTTATCAGTTTGTTATCCTCTGCCAATTTTGCCCTCTGTAAAGCCTCTTGTCTATCAGCTTCATACAGCTCGTCTTGGTTTGTCGAAAATTCCTATGAAAAGCAAAAGGTGATCAAAATGTGAAGTGGAAAtggaaacaaaaaagaagcatgaaatagtaataaaaatataaaacagaAATAGAATCACGAAAAACAACAAACAAATGCACAACATGCAAGTAAATCTCATTTTGAACTAACCTTCAACGATATCAGCAAATCACGTACAAAGGATCTGAAGGTGGGAGGGGATTCAAcacaaaaattaaacatGTCCACTGAAAAAGTTTCGATTTGCTTTTGATTCAGATTTTCAAAAGATTGAGTTAAAAAAGTTTGAACAtgctttattatatgtggCTTAGTAATTTCTGCATCtggaatatttataacCTCAAATTCTAATAGTCTTAATAGattcattaatataatagttTGATAATGAAAACCAGATTTGTGAAAAGAATCTGTTAAGGTTTTGAATACTTcgtttaatataatataataaaaagctTTACAAAATTCTTCTAAGtattctttcttttttacaattacATTATGAAGAAATTGATGTGTAATTTTTAAACCATGATCTGCAACTGATGGATGTTCATGTTTTATTGCCCATAACAAAGATTgtataaatgtattaaatatttctgaatctaatgtaaataaataatcaaaacAATGCCTAACACATGCATctaaaaagttataaaatttttctcGATGTTCTGGATAAGAAgaaaaatcattttttatcatatctATCGTTGgtaataatacataatttaataCTGTTGGTAAAATAGGACATGTAAcattttcgatttttttaaaaactgTTGATAATAATGCAAATACTTCAGCATCTTTAATATGAGGATTACTATCTCTATAATCAACTAAAATTGTTTctaataaaacatttaatatattactaGTCATTTGAAAATTGATTTGTTTAGCTTCTTCAACTGTTGGTAAATGTACATCCATAGATTCatcaatttcatttttcatttttttttgttccctttttaataaagcTTCTTCTAATTCttgaatattataacaaCTTCTTTCAATAGTTGTTTCTattaaatgtaaaaattctctcttcattaaaaataaatttctgAACTGTGCATGTTTTATTCGTTTTGTACCATTTGCTTCAACTtccatattaatatatttactatataattgatatatttttaaaaaatcaaaaaaaactaaatttaattgttcataataaaaataagacaATGCATATGCCAAACGACAATTAACCCTTACAAATGTTATAATcaattttgaattttcataattacataaatgctctaaatttttaaaatctgTATCCATAATATTGGCACTAGcaccattattattaccgccattatttaatgtatttacattttttatattactatttgaatatattaaatcgTTCCATAACGTCATTAGTTTGCTCAtaagtatttttatactctcttgtttttcttcataAGGGAAACATGAAATGACATGTGCAATAgcttcatataataataaattcaaCTTTTCAGGTAATTTatgcattatattattatgaaactttataaaaatactaaaaaaGGATTCAGTATTATTACCACTACTATCcgtactattattattttttgcaatcacatttttacattgtttacatatttttaatattgtttCTGCTGCCATATCTTGTACCTTTTCATTCTCTgcaaattcaaataattttttcataactgtttttaaaaatctccaatgtaattttaaaaaacgaTGGTACTGACTAACTATATACATAACACATGAAGCAAGTATAGCTCTATTCTCTTCTCCATTTTTAACTTCAAtcatatgtaaatatatccttaaaatatacattaaaAAGTCTTGTTCTTTTTTCAAAGTCATACACATTGATATAGATCCAACAGCATAACTAATTctatttgtttttgtaCTATTCCATTGTTCATtcttatttgtatttttcaaCGATTTTTCAgattctttatttaatagTTCTACAATTAATTCTATTGTTTTTTCAGATCCTAAATAAGTTAAGTATACTAATGTAGTTTTcattgtattatataatgatatcTCAGTAGTATCAGGTTCAAAATCCCTTACTACTTCTCCTGTTTCATTAtcatatgatatatatatttcttgtGGTTTTGCCATCTTTTCAATAATAGTCCTTCgaatatcatttaatataaattcatataattttattcttGGACATatctttttaatatctGATTGTGTTAAATCTATTTTATCTAAAATAGatgaatattcatttatatttataacattattttcatttcctgcattattatttccagCTCCTATACTATGCATTGTAGCAAAACTATAAACTTTTcgattatttaaaacaccACTATCTAAACCCATATTAAATCCTGAACCATTATTCataccattttttaaatcggtttgcatattattatttgaatttatacatttgttttttatactattttctTGTTCCAATCTTCCTATCAATTCTCTTATTAACTGTTcagtaaatatattataataatcaactattattaaaaatacttCATCCATATTACTATTCGCTAGCATATgcaaaaatttataaacaaCATTGATATCATTACtgttgttatttttttcaattatattctctctataattttttaaaaagctAGTTAAACATATAgatatttgtaaataatattgctcccagaatattttaaattcaggaggtatatttttcatttcatttACATTaggtaaatattttattttatttactagCTTACtccataaatttataaatacattttcaaaatataataaatttttttcatcaatcTTTAACATAACTATTTCTTGTATACATTTTACACActctattttatatgatatatcaTCCCAAAAAtgatcaaataataaatcgattatttgtatttcattatcattaaatttatatttttcaaatatatatgttagtGGTATccatttgaaaaaatttgataaacaaattaatgtCTGCTTAATCAATGAACTATTTGTACTTCtcttattacatatattagcttctaatatatataaacataaatcATATACTTTTTGAAACTGACTTGCATATTCATTTCGtaacttttcttttttcttctgTACTAACGTTTCATTACCAAATTCGAACACCTCTTCGCTTAACATGtttaataatttcatattattttcacaaaCATTTTGATTTAATTTTGCTGAATTTACAATATCGGGTATAAAACTCGACCATGAGTCAGGCCATTCCTTCTTGACAATCTGTATTAATGTTTCatctaatttatttaataaatgtcTATCAACACCTACTGTTGTACCTTCTGTTGACATTGTAATTGTATAACAAgctataaaatttttcattccTTCTCTTTCTTCTGCAGGCAATATAttccatttattatttatacattcctctaatatttgtaaaccataaaattttgtattcACATTTTCACTATGATCTAATATAACCGACACAGACCTCCATGAATTATCTAACATTTTAAATTGATTTAATAAGTTCTGAGCGAAGTCTCTTCTATTCTTATCTTTTGTATCTAACAGAGCTTCAACGATATTATCCAGTAACTTCAACTTATCAGCATCAAACGGCTGATTCTTGTCTAGCAATGACAAAGGATTGAACTGttcattttccatttttgcCAACTCTtactaaaataaaatattgcaAATTGCCCGATCGTCCTACTCCTCCTTTCCTTTTATTTCAATCACCTTCGATGCTTGTATTATTCTGTTTAACTCTTGAATAATTCTATTTTACATAGCTATAAGTATGTACGTAACCGTACCACCACccaatttaaaaagttcATACAAAGGTAAAGGGAAAAAATCGAATTccttgtatatatatgtatagcTACTTAATTCAAATTTGTTATGGAATTCTATTAATATTCTTacgtttattatttttgccCTTATATTTCctgtaattataaaaacaggGTCGCCatatcataaatatattaataaaatattatctttGCTATTCTCAAATTCACacattatacatatattcattCAATTCGTTGTTTGTACTTATTTCATGTAACTTTTTTtgctttatatatataagcaatgtaatatacatatattttactgcgtaatgataaataaaacgaaaattaataaaataaataaagaaaaataaaaggtaatgtaacaaaaatgaaataaaaaaatatatattatgtgaatttaatatgttcagtatatataacttatattttactaactgttttatttaacaatatatataattagatgaatatactatttaaattataaaacgTACTTTTAACTTATtccttattatatttaatttaaacttgcaatatatatataatacacaaGAATAcaaacataatatatatacataattcaCACATACacgcatatataatatattcatatacccaatattaaacatacactatatatatgaaaatacttgcttacataatatttatttcataatatttatatgcgtGTATACATAACAAAAAAGGTTTGTAAATctgtataatattaaaaaaggaatggaaaaatatatagaaaaataaaataataatttaaaattacaaTAACTATTCTCTTccttaatataataatacaaaaaggTATGTAAATTTATGTGATCTTTAAAGTATATAacttttcatatatattatttttatgtatgtgaaaaataaattaacagTGTAAACTCTTTACATTGGATTTAAATACTCTCTTATATgatacataataaataatatatatcatttgcCTATCAttaatttacatttttaggagtttaaatatattgttatatttcttatatatataatatatatatacactatatattatattctatTATAACTTTATTTACCCAAcaggaataaaaaaagaatataattatagaattaaaattatgaaaattgtatttaaaaaaaagtgtgAAGGCAAAaacacataaaaaaatataatagagTAGTAGcgataaaatatgataataatttatatggaTAATCTCttatgcaaatatataagtacatatatacacccatttttataagcacaaaatttacaatatttttttatatacatattaagTCGCCTAATATTATTCCCTTCGTTACAAgcaattttgtataaactATTTTTACGAAAATGTTTAcaaactattttttattattcataatataaatcattttcaggggaatatttcttttttatctttttccCACCCATTTTTGACACACCTATTTTTTTCgcaatattttcaattcaaaaaaatgttaaattttacaaactaataataaacatatattgaCATAAAAGTACTACATATAAATACGTACACAAACATATCTCAAtctgtttataaaaaattaaatagttCAAAGAATATCGTAATTCCTTTACTTTATTGTTTTACTATTACAATAACTTATAAATTctaatcataaaaaatcgCTTTCCCATACAATAATAtcctttataattttcattctCACACATACGTATGAAAATGTTACGCACATTTTTACTAGTAACTTCCCCCTCTTCAAATGTATACactaaaattgtaaaaattaaaatttctaaagcattatatgtatgtaataatattggTCCCACTGCAAACAAGTCAAACTTCCAAAAGGTTTACCTACATggcattatttaataagtaTACTATTTCCTTTCTCTACCCGTTTGTGAAAAccttatattatttcgtTACGTCATTACCACGCCCTTATCTATATgtattgcatattttttgcgCATGCCCAGGACAAGTGGCATCGTGTTTTAATTAGTTAAATTGCAGTTCGTACTACATACACAATATGCATCATTTGCGCCATAAacaataaacaaaataaaatgaaataaaaatttataggCATGCATAAGCATATTGTTCATTACTCTACATATGTGCACTTGCACGTTTGTCATGTAAAAACGGAAGATGCACATAACTAATCGGCCTATgctttataatatacatgtCTAACAATAAGccagttaaaaaaaaaaaaaaaaaaactaacaccaaatgttttaaatcTCTTTACACAAACTTAGTAATATGAATCctcatcaaaaaaaattccacAATCattaaatgtttttaaaaagattTCACTAGTAATAATTGAATTACAATCTGATGCAGCCTCAGATGCCATATCTGTAACCATaagtaaattttttatagatatactcttaataatattagattctattattttgcatatttcACTTTCCGGAagatcattattattttgatttctACATTGTAATACAGTTTTTATAGAAACACTTGAATTTAACATTGGTACTtcaatatttacaaaaaaatttttaactaATCCTACATCTCTCATAAATTGATACTCCGAAGTAgtgcatattattaatattttttgattttcttttttaggttttttctttattaaaatCATAATTGCTTGTAAAATAGAATTACTAAATCGTGGACCAATCCTAGTATAATCTATCAATCGTTCAATATTATCTAATATAACTAAAGATAATGGTGTCTTATATGCATCTtcgaatattttatttatataattgatTCTTCCACTTTCTGAATACCCTATTAAATTTTCAGGggttataaattttgtaaaatgaaaatttgcACATTTAGCCATATAAGCTGCTATCGTAGTTTTACCAGTTCCACTATCTCCATGTAATAAGACACTCATTAGTTTCGTATTTGAATTATCAACTACttgtttaattaataatttgcatgtattttcaatattttcatattgattgccataatttattattccatTTGATAATAGATTATCTATAATATCTTCTTCAGCTCCAAAAGCTGGTTTCGTTTCTTTTAatgcatttaaaaaatcatttttagtTATCATAATATCATCAGCATTTACTGGCTTTGTTaaatcattaaaattaatatgtcTCTCAAATGCATAGGATACTGTATTTCTTACTAATCCTTCAATTTCTGCACCTGAAAAATTGGGGGTTCTTTCTGCTAATTCTTCTATATTAAcatctttatttaatttattattctgtctcatattttttgtatgaatatttaatatttgaatTCGACCTTCTTTATTGGGTAATGATATTTCAATATGTAATTCAAATCGACCTGGTCTTAACAATGCTTCATCGATTAAATCTATTCTGTTTGTCATACCAATTAatagtatattatttaaactaTTTACTCCAtctatttttgataataattgaTTAACTATACTATCATTTACACCTGATCCACTAGATGCAGCACTACCTCTTTGTCGACAAATTGCATCTATCTCAtctaatataataatatgtaataatgaATTCTCTCCAGATTGCTTATACTCCAATTCAGCCTCTTTAAATAAGTTAcgaatattttcttcagaTTGACCTACGtacttatttaatatttcagGCCCATTGATAATTTTCGGTTCTCTTGCATTTAATGTTTTACCTATTTGTCTAGCTATTAATGTTTTCCCGGTACCAGGAGGACCATATAATATCATACCCTTCACATGTTTTATTCCTAactgttttattatataatttggaTATATTCTACTTGCAAAGGTTCTTCTAAATATCGTTTTAAATTCTTCATCTAATGCTCCTATACCTAATTcttcaaaattaaaattactttttataatatttttttttaaaactttttttgattctataaataatttaccaTCATTAATACTAGTAAAAATACACTCTGTATTCTCAAAAAGAATCCCACGTTCATTTAAACTCCCTTTGTACATGCTATCTTGCCCTCGATAATTATCACCTCCTAATTTGAAATACGAACCAATGGTAGAAGTATTCTTgtttaacttttttatttcatctaATTCAGctgtttttatatctttaacTACACatcttaataatatatcattacaTTTTAATGCTAATATTTGTCcctttgttaatatatgattaataaaatattttttaaaaaattcttcTACTACTTCATCCTCTAATTCAATTTGACGATCTGGTTTAACAAAAACATTTACTTCTATATCTATACTATCAATAggtataaaatttgtaatatcttttttattttctttatcaattatatttatttcaattttttcttttaattgaATTCGAGAAAATTCTCTTTGACATGTATTTAATGCTATCTCATCATTCCCAATATAATCATTACcctttaatattaaaactaAGTTTCCAATCTCTCCATATAACTCATTACCCtttatgtttttctttAAGTTATTGTATACCCCACTATTTATAAACCCAATGTTCGTCAGCGCTAGTTCTTGTGACTGCAGTTTGCAGCAAACCAAATGTATTGTCGGCATTGCGAAGTTATATATAGCATCAAATATTCCTAAGCTTTTACCTGCAATTTGCCTACAATTTTGCCTACAATTTTGCCTACAATTTTGCCTACAATTTTTGCGGTGAAACTACTTTCTAAGCTTGGCCCCTCCTACTTATCTTGACCAagccaaataaaaaaaattaacaaattaaaaatatttataaattgtttaaattattttgcaaaatattttgacaTTGAgtttttccaattttacatttctatacgaaatattttttatcccTTCATAACAACTgaatatgaattttttcaaaatttttttcgcAACGTTTAAATAGTGAATTACTGCATATTCAAAAATGGTATACCTCACAAATGCATGCTTGTGTATTTTATGAACAGCCCATActtataaaatgaaaacctttattatttcatctttacttcaaaattttataacctttatattttttaatacatacCCAATAATGCAAATATTAATTGCCATACTTTTCCTACTTTAAAAtgatatttaaaatttattcacatgtacatatgcatacatatactAGATATGCATCCCATTTTGCGAACTTAAGATTGTTCAAAAACTTTATTAACAATAAAGTTAGTTATTAAGGTTAAAAATTAAgttcaaattaaaaattgtaaaaataaaattaaaaaaaatgcacaaATATACATAACATATTTAGCCCTAAGTCTGTAATATTCAGACTTCAGCCTAATCAGCAGAAAAACACAATTTCCAAAACAAACTCACATTATTTTGGAAgctttattatatgcatattaatGTAATTGTGTTGGGGATGTCCCCATTTCTCGCACTTTCTATGTTTAACCTAAAGCTGTGCTAAACTTAGAAAATGCATTCAAGCCTTCGTAAATGGtataacaatatattttccatcTCGATCCTATGCCCCGGCTTGCTCTACTTCCTTGTCCTTCTCTTCCTTCAAAAacttaaatatttcatccTCCTTCGCAATGACTATATCCACATAGTAAGGATAATTATTAATCATGTCACGTATGTTATAAGGTATTAAATTCATTCCAGAAACAAATGTATTCACATTTTTAAGTATATCAAAATTGGTGAACCAATATggcaaatatattataagttTCATATTATCAATCAACTTAATATATGCtgttaatatatgtgtaaaCTGTTCTGACATATCAACTATcttaacattatttttttctaactctgtttttttaataaatgaatttatattttcaaaatttgtaCCTATATCTAGACGagtaatattataattcacctttttattattcgaTAAATTCTTTTCATCACTTTtgttatgtatattattttctacatTATCATTacataaacatataatattattaaaaaaatatttataagccAAAAAATTCCCTTcttcatatatatcattactatttttattaaatgctATATtacttaattttatatttttcaaatcaaatataacacaattaaataaaaaacaacttttataaatagtatCATTCCAAAGTGTGCTCTCAATTTctatatcatcatttatGCTATATTCCAATTTCTCATTATCATTTGCATTGTCATTTTCATCCAACCTATTCTCTTCTTTGTATTCATTCAATTCATAACAACCTTTATTTgcttcattattattatcactgCAAAATGAATTACACCCTATTTCGCCCTGTTCCATCGAgctattatttaataccTCCATATAGCTATAATTTTGGGTATCCTTCTCTACATTTAGACATATATCACTTCCTATCTCTTCATTCTTAACAATCACTTGAAATACATATTCAGCTACTCGATGCTCGtgtttcataaaaaaatcatcTATCCCATCATAGGGGGAAAAactatgtaaataaaatatcatttttttaaatttaaaaaagaaaaaacaaaaaaaacgatatgctcttaaattttttggaaGTATAggaacatttttattttgtgaaataagtttatttatattctcataaaaattattttttttataacttacaaaatttattattcttatacattttttttcaaataaattttcaatctttttaatataatcatcataattttttatactctCATTATTGTCTACAtaattatcttttttattttcaaaacccatttttttattactaacTAAAAATGGTGAGTTTTCCGTAGATTGGCTAGTCAT carries:
- a CDS encoding N-ethylmaleimide-sensitive fusion protein, putative, with the translated sequence MPTIHLVCCKLQSQELALTNIGFINSGVYNNLKKNIKGNELYGEIGNLVLILKGNDYIGNDEIALNTCQREFSRIQLKEKIEINIIDKENKKDITNFIPIDSIDIEVNVFVKPDRQIELEDEVVEEFFKKYFINHILTKGQILALKCNDILLRCVVKDIKTAELDEIKKLNKNTSTIGSYFKLGGDNYRGQDSMYKGSLNERGILFENTECIFTSINDGKLFIESKKVLKKNIIKSNFNFEELGIGALDEEFKTIFRRTFASRIYPNYIIKQLGIKHVKGMILYGPPGTGKTLIARQIGKTLNAREPKIINGPEILNKYVGQSEENIRNLFKEAELEYKQSGENSLLHIIILDEIDAICRQRGSAASSGSGVNDSIVNQLLSKIDGVNSLNNILLIGMTNRIDLIDEALLRPGRFELHIEISLPNKEGRIQILNIHTKNMRQNNKLNKDVNIEELAERTPNFSGAEIEGLVRNTVSYAFERHINFNDLTKPVNADDIMITKNDFLNALKETKPAFGAEEDIIDNLLSNGIINYGNQYENIENTCKLLIKQVVDNSNTKLMSVLLHGDSGTGKTTIAAYMAKCANFHFTKFITPENLIGYSESGRINYINKIFEDAYKTPLSLVILDNIERLIDYTRIGPRFSNSILQAIMILIKKKPKKENQKILIICTTSEYQFMRDVGLVKNFFVNIEVPMLNSSVSIKTVLQCRNQNNNDLPESEICKIIESNIIKSISIKNLLMVTDMASEAASDCNSIITSEIFLKTFNDCGIFFDEDSYY
- a CDS encoding exportin-1, putative codes for the protein MENEQFNPLSLLDKNQPFDADKLKLLDNIVEALLDTKDKNRRDFAQNLLNQFKMLDNSWRSVSVILDHSENVNTKFYGLQILEECINNKWNILPAEEREGMKNFIACYTITMSTEGTTVGVDRHLLNKLDETLIQIVKKEWPDSWSSFIPDIVNSAKLNQNVCENNMKLLNMLSEEVFEFGNETLVQKKKEKLRNEYASQFQKVYDLCLYILEANICNKRSTNSSLIKQTLICLSNFFKWIPLTYIFEKYKFNDNEIQIIDLLFDHFWDDISYKIECVKCIQEIVMLKIDEKNLLYFENVFINLWSKLVNKIKYLPNVNEMKNIPPEFKIFWEQYYLQISICLTSFLKNYRENIIEKNNNSNDINVVYKFLHMLANSNMDEVFLIIVDYYNIFTEQLIRELIGRLEQENSIKNKCINSNNNMQTDLKNGMNNGSGFNMGLDSGVLNNRKVYSFATMHSIGAGNNNAGNENNVININEYSSILDKIDLTQSDIKKICPRIKLYEFILNDIRRTIIEKMAKPQEIYISYDNETGEVVRDFEPDTTEISLYNTMKTTLVYLTYLGSEKTIELIVELLNKESEKSLKNTNKNEQWNSTKTNRISYAVGSISMCMTLKKEQDFLMYILRIYLHMIEVKNGEENRAILASCVMYIVSQYHRFLKLHWRFLKTVMKKLFEFAENEKVQDMAAETILKICKQCKNVIAKNNNSTDSSGNNTESFFSIFIKFHNNIMHKLPEKLNLLLYEAIAHVISCFPYEEKQESIKILMSKLMTLWNDLIYSNSNIKNVNTLNNGGNNNGASANIMDTDFKNLEHLCNYENSKLIITFVRVNCRLAYALSYFYYEQLNLVFFDFLKIYQLYSKYINMEVEANGTKRIKHAQFRNLFLMKREFLHLIETTIERSCYNIQELEEALLKREQKKMKNEIDESMDVHLPTVEEAKQINFQMTSNILNVLLETILVDYRDSNPHIKDAEVFALLSTVFKKIENVTCPILPTVLNYVLLPTIDMIKNDFSSYPEHREKFYNFLDACVRHCFDYLFTLDSEIFNTFIQSLLWAIKHEHPSVADHGLKITHQFLHNVIVKKKEYLEEFCKAFYYIILNEVFKTLTDSFHKSGFHYQTIILMNLLRLLEFEVINIPDAEITKPHIIKHVQTFLTQSFENLNQKQIETFSVDMFNFCVESPPTFRSFVRDLLISLKEFSTNQDELYEADRQEALQRAKLAEDNKLIKLRGLMKEDVPSFSAIDVDDECINVE